GCTCATTGATCGAAGCTCGTGAGTTCTCATCTACAGCTCCTCCCGGTCCCGGATAATGAACCTTGTTTTAATTGGTAATTTGTGACCTGCAAGCCTCATAGCTGATTTTGCCAATTCCAGTGGCACTCCTTCCAGCTCAAACATCACTCTTCCAGGTTTTACAACAGCAACCCAATGATCCACCGCACCCTTTCCTTTTCCCATTCTGGTCTCAGCCGGAGTGGAAGTTACCGGTTTGTCAGGGAAAACCCTGATCCAGACCTTTCCACCTCGTTTCACATGTCTGGTGAGAGCAACTCGAGCTGCCTCAATCTGAGCGCTGGTGATCCATCCAGGGTCGAGAGCCTGCAACCCGTATTCACCAAAGGATACTGTTCCACCAC
Above is a window of Candidatus Aegiribacteria sp. DNA encoding:
- the rplP gene encoding 50S ribosomal protein L16; the encoded protein is MLMPKRTKYRKQHRGRMRGKTKGGGTVSFGEYGLQALDPGWITSAQIEAARVALTRHVKRGGKVWIRVFPDKPVTSTPAETRMGKGKGAVDHWVAVVKPGRVMFELEGVPLELAKSAMRLAGHKLPIKTRFIIRDREEL